A single genomic interval of Microbulbifer variabilis harbors:
- a CDS encoding phosphatidylglycerophosphatase A family protein, whose amino-acid sequence MRIHNPSFSELLRDPTLLLAFGFGSGLAPKAPGTFGTLVAIPFWWLMKDLPPSWYLGILVVTGLVGCYLCGAAAKKLGVHDHGGIVWDEMVGYWLTMFMAPAGWIWALYGFVLFRLFDIAKPPPIGWADRWVQGGVGIMLDDILAAVYAALILQITVFFVGA is encoded by the coding sequence ATGAGAATACATAACCCCAGTTTTTCCGAGCTTTTGCGCGATCCTACTCTGCTGCTGGCTTTTGGTTTTGGTTCGGGGCTGGCACCCAAGGCACCGGGTACTTTTGGCACTCTGGTTGCCATACCTTTTTGGTGGCTGATGAAAGATCTCCCCCCATCTTGGTACCTGGGAATCCTAGTGGTGACGGGTTTAGTGGGGTGTTATTTATGTGGCGCTGCGGCAAAGAAGCTCGGTGTACATGACCATGGGGGCATCGTTTGGGATGAGATGGTGGGCTACTGGCTCACTATGTTTATGGCCCCGGCTGGCTGGATTTGGGCACTTTACGGTTTCGTACTTTTTCGCCTGTTCGATATCGCCAAGCCACCGCCCATCGGTTGGGCAGATCGGTGGGTACAGGGTGGCGTCGGAATTATGCTCGACGATATACTGGCCGCCGTTTATGCGGCTTTAATATTGCAAATAACCGTGTTTTTTGTAGGGGCTTAG
- the nrdR gene encoding transcriptional regulator NrdR: MHCPFCSAEETKVVDSRLVAEGDQVRRRRECLECHERFTTFESAELLLPRVIKQNGQREPFNEDKLRAGIQRAVEKRPVSIERVESAVSQIKHALRATGERELPARAIGELVMEQLRELDEVAYVRFASVYRRFEDVSDFSEEIERLTSKENQTQ, from the coding sequence ATGCACTGTCCTTTCTGCAGCGCAGAAGAAACCAAAGTAGTTGATTCCCGCCTGGTGGCGGAGGGCGATCAGGTGCGCCGCCGGCGCGAGTGCCTCGAATGCCATGAACGTTTCACCACCTTTGAAAGCGCAGAGCTGCTGTTGCCCAGGGTGATCAAACAAAATGGCCAGCGCGAGCCCTTCAATGAAGACAAATTGCGCGCGGGCATCCAGCGCGCGGTAGAGAAGCGCCCGGTCAGTATCGAGCGGGTGGAATCCGCAGTCTCCCAAATCAAGCATGCACTGCGCGCAACGGGTGAGCGCGAGTTGCCCGCAAGGGCCATTGGCGAGCTGGTTATGGAGCAGTTGCGCGAGCTGGATGAGGTCGCTTATGTGCGCTTTGCCTCGGTGTATCGACGCTTTGAAGATGTCAGCGACTTCAGTGAAGAAATTGAGCGCCTGACCAGTAAGGAAAACCAAACGCAATGA
- the nusB gene encoding transcription antitermination factor NusB, whose amino-acid sequence MTVTASARRKARHYAMQALYQWQMAGASLNAIEAEFHTDNDMSKADVEYFRDIFHGVAKNLDEVEGAYSSHLDRKVEDLDPVSRALLRMATYELKNRIDVPYKVVINEAVALAKKFGPTDAFKFINGILDKTAADLRAAEVAADKKS is encoded by the coding sequence ATGACCGTAACTGCATCTGCCCGCCGCAAGGCGCGCCACTACGCCATGCAGGCGCTCTACCAATGGCAAATGGCCGGCGCCAGCCTCAATGCGATTGAAGCCGAGTTCCATACTGACAACGATATGAGCAAAGCCGACGTGGAATATTTCCGCGATATCTTCCACGGGGTTGCCAAAAACCTCGACGAAGTAGAAGGCGCTTACTCCTCCCATCTGGATCGCAAAGTGGAAGATCTGGACCCGGTGTCCCGCGCCCTGCTGCGCATGGCCACTTATGAACTGAAAAACCGCATCGATGTGCCCTACAAAGTAGTGATTAACGAAGCAGTGGCACTGGCGAAAAAATTTGGCCCCACCGACGCTTTCAAGTTCATCAACGGCATCCTGGATAAGACTGCTGCAGACCTGCGCGCTGCGGAAGTGGCTGCAGACAAGAAGTCCTGA
- a CDS encoding SDR family oxidoreductase, with the protein MGKVVLITGTSTGLGQSLATKMAKRGYVVYATMRDLDKAGPLLKDAGLGHKLNVLALDVQDAGSIQHAVNTIIEEQGRIDILVNNAGAGFVKTTEMASEVETQWVMDVNFHGVVRCTKAVLPHMRKERSGRIINISSVGGLVGQPFNELYCAAKFAVEGYTEAMASYIQPSFNIQFTAVEPGGIYSEFANSVLSQLQVDGGVPEGDYQGLFEQYLSGIQRRTPEQTARLYQSAGQVAQVVLDVVESEDPPVRVRTSPWANEFCAYKTHADPSGKAQQKMVIDTLLSANQ; encoded by the coding sequence ATGGGCAAGGTAGTACTGATTACGGGAACATCTACAGGTTTGGGACAGAGTTTGGCCACCAAAATGGCGAAGCGGGGGTATGTTGTCTACGCCACCATGAGGGATTTGGACAAAGCGGGCCCACTGCTGAAAGATGCCGGGCTTGGGCACAAGCTCAACGTTTTAGCGCTAGACGTGCAGGATGCAGGAAGTATTCAACATGCTGTGAATACCATTATTGAGGAGCAGGGGCGTATCGATATTTTGGTTAACAATGCCGGTGCCGGCTTTGTGAAAACCACCGAAATGGCCTCAGAGGTAGAGACACAGTGGGTTATGGATGTGAACTTCCACGGGGTAGTGCGTTGCACCAAGGCAGTACTCCCCCATATGCGAAAGGAACGCAGCGGTCGGATTATCAACATTTCCTCTGTGGGCGGGTTAGTGGGGCAGCCGTTTAATGAACTTTATTGTGCTGCCAAGTTTGCTGTAGAGGGGTACACAGAGGCTATGGCTAGCTATATCCAGCCCAGCTTTAACATTCAATTCACTGCGGTTGAACCTGGCGGCATTTACTCTGAATTTGCCAACAGTGTTTTATCTCAACTGCAAGTGGATGGTGGTGTGCCAGAAGGAGATTACCAGGGCTTATTCGAACAATATCTGAGTGGTATCCAGAGGCGCACACCAGAACAAACGGCCCGTCTTTATCAGAGTGCCGGGCAGGTGGCGCAGGTAGTTTTAGATGTTGTTGAAAGTGAAGATCCACCGGTTCGGGTCCGTACTTCTCCTTGGGCCAATGAATTTTGTGCTTATAAAACGCATGCAGATCCAAGTGGTAAAGCTCAGCAGAAAATGGTGATAGATACCCTGTTATCTGCCAATCAATGA
- the glyA gene encoding serine hydroxymethyltransferase, whose product MFDSSVTLASYDPEIWEAIREEDSRQEDHIELIASENYTSPQVMEAQGSSLTNKYAEGYPGKRYYGGCEYVDKVETLAIERAKALFGADYANVQPHSGSQANSAVYQALCAPGDTVLGMSLAHGGHLTHGARVNFSGKIYNAVQYGLNPETGEVDYEEVERLALEHKPKMIVAGFSAYSRVMDWARFREIADKVGAYLFVDMAHVAGLVAAGEYPSPIPHADVVTSTTHKTLRGPRGGIILARANEEIEKKLNSAVFPGGQGGPLMHVIAAKAVSFKEAMSPEYKAYQKKVVENARAMAETFLDRGINIVSGGTDDHLMLVDLIGKEYTGKDADEALGNANITVNKNAVPNDPRSPFITSGLRVGTPAITTRGFGVKETQQLTHWICDILDALEGGDVEATIADVKQKVLEICAQFPVYKKA is encoded by the coding sequence ATGTTTGATTCATCTGTCACGCTCGCTTCTTACGATCCCGAAATCTGGGAAGCTATCCGCGAAGAGGATTCTCGCCAGGAAGACCACATTGAGCTGATCGCCTCCGAGAACTACACCAGCCCACAAGTCATGGAAGCCCAGGGCAGCAGCCTCACGAATAAGTACGCAGAAGGTTATCCGGGCAAACGCTACTACGGTGGCTGTGAGTATGTGGATAAAGTGGAAACCCTGGCGATTGAGCGCGCCAAGGCTCTGTTTGGTGCGGATTACGCCAATGTACAACCTCACTCTGGCTCCCAGGCCAACTCAGCGGTATATCAAGCCTTGTGCGCCCCCGGCGACACCGTGCTGGGTATGAGCCTGGCTCACGGCGGCCACCTGACCCACGGTGCCCGCGTCAACTTCTCTGGCAAAATCTACAATGCGGTGCAGTACGGCCTGAACCCGGAAACCGGTGAGGTGGATTACGAGGAAGTGGAACGTCTGGCTCTGGAGCACAAGCCCAAGATGATCGTGGCCGGTTTTTCCGCCTATAGCCGAGTCATGGATTGGGCGCGTTTCCGCGAAATCGCCGACAAAGTGGGTGCCTATCTGTTTGTAGATATGGCCCACGTAGCCGGTCTGGTTGCCGCTGGTGAATACCCATCGCCGATTCCCCACGCCGATGTGGTGACCTCCACCACTCACAAGACCCTGCGCGGACCGCGCGGTGGCATTATCCTGGCCCGTGCCAACGAAGAGATCGAGAAAAAACTGAACTCCGCGGTATTCCCTGGTGGTCAGGGTGGCCCGCTGATGCATGTTATCGCGGCCAAGGCGGTTTCCTTTAAGGAGGCCATGAGCCCAGAATACAAGGCTTATCAGAAGAAGGTGGTAGAGAATGCCCGCGCTATGGCGGAGACTTTCCTCGACCGCGGTATCAATATCGTTTCTGGCGGCACTGATGACCACCTGATGCTGGTGGACCTGATCGGTAAGGAATACACCGGTAAAGATGCCGATGAGGCCCTGGGCAATGCCAATATCACGGTGAATAAAAATGCGGTGCCTAATGACCCGCGTTCCCCCTTCATTACCAGTGGTCTGCGTGTCGGTACTCCGGCGATTACCACGCGCGGTTTCGGCGTGAAGGAAACCCAGCAGCTGACCCATTGGATCTGCGATATCCTGGACGCACTGGAAGGCGGCGATGTTGAAGCCACCATTGCCGATGTGAAGCAAAAAGTTCTGGAGATCTGTGCACAGTTTCCTGTGTACAAGAAAGCCTAA
- a CDS encoding hemerythrin domain-containing protein, giving the protein MNNIYRQLCLDHKNMQQMLNAFERLLQDLFGTHERDPNTLSLILDALDYFSVYPDKYHHPVEDLILARLLTKPVHDRSAIYEAQMQHEKIAATTKHMCALFYAVANNAMVERRVLQGASNSYLQLQRNHIELENSAIFPQIEQYLQVEDWKQIYRQVKQLKDPFFDKNTRNVYESLREYLTQPETPSQVFA; this is encoded by the coding sequence ATGAACAACATCTACCGACAACTCTGTTTAGACCATAAAAATATGCAGCAAATGCTCAATGCCTTTGAGCGCTTGCTACAGGACCTTTTTGGAACTCATGAGCGGGACCCTAACACCCTCTCTCTGATTCTTGACGCACTGGATTATTTTTCTGTTTACCCAGATAAATATCATCATCCGGTAGAAGACTTGATTCTTGCTCGCTTGCTGACCAAACCTGTGCATGACCGAAGTGCTATTTATGAAGCGCAGATGCAGCACGAAAAAATTGCTGCAACCACCAAGCATATGTGTGCACTTTTCTATGCCGTAGCCAATAACGCCATGGTTGAGAGGAGAGTGTTACAAGGAGCTAGTAATAGCTATTTGCAGTTACAGCGAAATCATATTGAGCTGGAAAATTCTGCGATTTTCCCTCAAATAGAGCAATATCTACAGGTAGAAGACTGGAAACAAATTTACAGACAGGTCAAGCAGTTAAAAGATCCTTTTTTCGATAAAAACACCAGAAATGTATATGAATCTTTACGCGAATATCTGACTCAACCAGAAACACCCTCACAAGTTTTTGCTTAA
- the ribBA gene encoding bifunctional 3,4-dihydroxy-2-butanone-4-phosphate synthase/GTP cyclohydrolase II translates to MELNTVEELIDDIRQGKMVILMDDEDRENEGDLVMAAEQVRAEDINFMATHARGLICMPMSKERCEQLDLPLMSRDNGAQFSTNFTVSIEAAEGVTTGISAADRARTVRAAVNRNAKPSDIVQPGHIFPIMAQPGGVLSRAGHTEAGCDLSRLAGFEAAAVIVEIMNDDGTMARRPDLEKFAKEHNLKIGTIADLITYRALNEKTVECVNERKVRTEFGEFKLRTYLDKARRERHFAFIKGEPTPEEPTLVRVHVGNTLRDVLTIQRGDEKFVPWTFRRAMQRIEKEGKGVVVLICHNETTEEIEESIDWLISGKQQRPSQDLVYKQVGTGSQILRDLKVRKMRLMSAPFKFSAISGFELEVEEYLNVEE, encoded by the coding sequence ATGGAATTAAATACGGTTGAAGAACTGATCGACGATATCCGCCAGGGCAAAATGGTGATCCTGATGGACGATGAGGATCGCGAAAACGAGGGTGACCTGGTGATGGCAGCGGAGCAGGTGCGCGCCGAAGATATTAACTTTATGGCTACCCATGCCCGCGGTCTGATCTGTATGCCCATGTCCAAGGAGCGCTGTGAGCAGCTGGACCTGCCGCTGATGTCGCGGGATAACGGTGCCCAGTTCAGCACCAACTTCACCGTCTCTATCGAAGCTGCCGAAGGGGTAACCACCGGTATTTCCGCTGCGGACCGTGCGCGTACCGTGCGCGCCGCCGTAAATAGAAATGCCAAACCTAGCGATATCGTTCAGCCCGGACATATTTTCCCGATTATGGCCCAGCCCGGTGGCGTACTGAGCCGTGCCGGCCACACTGAAGCAGGCTGTGATCTTTCCCGCTTGGCGGGTTTCGAGGCGGCCGCGGTAATCGTTGAAATCATGAATGACGATGGCACCATGGCACGCCGCCCGGATCTGGAAAAGTTCGCGAAAGAGCACAACCTGAAGATCGGCACCATTGCCGACTTGATTACTTACCGCGCGCTCAACGAGAAAACCGTGGAGTGCGTCAACGAACGCAAAGTGCGTACCGAGTTTGGCGAGTTTAAACTGCGCACCTATCTCGATAAGGCCCGCCGCGAGCGCCACTTCGCCTTTATCAAAGGCGAGCCTACGCCAGAGGAGCCAACCCTGGTGCGCGTACATGTGGGCAACACCCTGCGAGATGTGCTCACGATTCAGCGCGGTGATGAAAAATTTGTCCCCTGGACTTTCCGCCGCGCCATGCAGCGCATCGAGAAAGAGGGCAAAGGTGTGGTGGTATTGATCTGTCATAACGAGACCACCGAGGAAATCGAGGAGAGTATCGATTGGCTGATCAGCGGCAAGCAGCAGCGCCCCAGCCAGGACTTGGTGTACAAGCAGGTGGGTACCGGTTCGCAGATACTGCGTGATCTCAAGGTGCGCAAGATGCGCCTGATGAGTGCGCCGTTTAAGTTCAGCGCTATTTCCGGTTTTGAACTGGAAGTGGAAGAGTACTTGAACGTCGAAGAGTAA
- the fnr gene encoding fumarate/nitrate reduction transcriptional regulator Fnr: protein MADSPVAVSCSNCSVRRLCLPAGLSLAEIDRLEQVTGKKKVIKAGESLYRAGDSFQNLYAIRSGSFKNVVIAADGDTQITHFALPGELLGLDAYSTRVHSSYAEALEDSSVCLLPFAQLEVLAQQVPALQQQIYSIFSEELRKENEILMLLGKRSADTRLAALLMNISSRYACRGYSPNEFILSMSRTDIANYLGLTAETVSRLFTRFQKQGVIQVNGRVVQIQNLLGLSEIAGTHCGYEGEV from the coding sequence ATGGCTGATTCACCAGTGGCAGTAAGTTGCAGTAATTGCTCTGTCAGGCGTCTCTGTTTGCCTGCGGGCCTGTCTCTGGCAGAGATTGATCGCCTCGAACAGGTCACTGGAAAAAAGAAGGTCATTAAGGCCGGGGAATCTCTCTACCGGGCTGGCGATTCATTTCAAAATCTCTACGCGATTCGCTCTGGCAGTTTTAAAAATGTAGTAATTGCCGCAGATGGTGATACCCAGATAACACATTTTGCCCTGCCGGGAGAATTACTTGGCCTCGATGCTTATAGTACCCGTGTTCACTCTAGCTATGCCGAGGCGTTAGAAGACAGCAGTGTCTGTCTCCTGCCTTTTGCTCAACTGGAAGTACTGGCGCAACAGGTTCCGGCCCTGCAGCAACAGATTTACAGCATTTTTTCCGAAGAGTTGCGCAAGGAGAATGAAATTTTAATGCTGCTTGGCAAGCGTTCTGCAGATACTCGCCTTGCCGCATTGCTTATGAATATTTCCAGTCGCTATGCCTGTCGCGGTTATTCCCCCAATGAATTTATCCTTTCAATGTCGCGTACAGATATTGCCAATTACCTAGGATTAACTGCAGAAACGGTGAGTCGTCTGTTTACTCGCTTTCAAAAGCAGGGGGTTATCCAAGTAAATGGCAGGGTAGTGCAGATTCAAAATTTACTGGGGCTTAGTGAAATAGCGGGAACCCACTGTGGTTATGAGGGCGAGGTTTAG
- the thiL gene encoding thiamine-phosphate kinase, whose amino-acid sequence MGTAPGEFEIIRDFFASAPVGEGVALGIGDDCALLQAPASGQLATSMDTLVAGRHFPADADPAAIAARALRVNLSDLAAMNARPLWFTLALTLPDSDAVWLRKFADGLLQTAAQFGVSLVGGDTTAGPLSITIQVIGHTESPLRRDRAGPGDHVYVSGPLGAAAAALPVVLGEQRVNADVQLQCERAFYYPEPQFPVAAAIAELASAALDISDGLLADLGHICESSGVSADIHLERLAVSPLAQTLAAEKAMALATGGGDDYQLCFTVPQQRVADLDQLGLKVTAIGTLIEGSTGVRCWHNGNPWSPAVTGYQHF is encoded by the coding sequence ATGGGAACTGCGCCGGGCGAATTTGAAATTATCCGCGATTTTTTCGCCAGTGCTCCTGTGGGCGAAGGGGTTGCTTTGGGTATAGGTGATGACTGCGCTCTATTGCAGGCACCCGCCTCGGGGCAGCTGGCCACCTCTATGGATACCCTGGTGGCAGGCCGCCACTTTCCGGCTGATGCGGACCCCGCTGCTATTGCCGCGCGTGCACTCAGGGTTAATCTCAGTGACCTGGCGGCAATGAATGCGCGCCCGCTCTGGTTTACCCTGGCCCTGACCCTGCCTGACAGTGATGCAGTTTGGTTGCGCAAATTTGCCGATGGCCTGCTGCAGACCGCGGCACAGTTTGGTGTTTCTCTGGTCGGGGGTGATACCACTGCGGGCCCTTTGTCGATCACCATTCAGGTGATCGGACACACGGAATCGCCACTGCGCCGAGACCGTGCCGGTCCCGGTGATCACGTTTATGTCAGCGGTCCTCTAGGTGCTGCTGCCGCCGCTCTGCCGGTGGTGCTGGGAGAGCAGAGGGTGAATGCCGATGTGCAGTTGCAGTGTGAACGCGCCTTCTATTATCCAGAACCCCAATTCCCTGTGGCTGCGGCGATTGCCGAGTTGGCCAGTGCGGCTCTGGATATTTCCGATGGTCTGCTCGCGGACCTGGGACATATTTGTGAGTCCAGCGGTGTCAGCGCTGATATTCATCTGGAGCGATTGGCCGTTTCTCCCTTGGCGCAAACTCTTGCCGCAGAGAAAGCAATGGCTCTGGCTACAGGCGGTGGCGATGATTACCAACTCTGTTTTACCGTTCCCCAGCAGCGGGTTGCAGATTTGGACCAACTGGGCCTGAAAGTAACTGCTATCGGCACCCTCATTGAGGGCAGTACCGGGGTGCGCTGCTGGCATAATGGCAACCCTTGGTCGCCAGCGGTCACTGGCTATCAGCATTTTTAA
- a CDS encoding riboflavin synthase, which yields MFTGIIEAVGEIADLQPRGGDLRVRVRSGKLDLADVQLGDSIATNGVCLTVVELPGDGYWADVSAETLDVTSVSSWKRGDRVNLEKALTPQTRLGGHIVSGHVDGIGEVVWRKSEARAERFRLRAPDNLARYIAHKGSITVDGTSLTVNAVDGAEFELTIVPHTLQETIMQGYAAGTRVNLEVDLIARYLERLLLGEEAAKSSDGGMTLEFLAQNGFYKR from the coding sequence ATGTTTACTGGAATTATTGAAGCGGTTGGCGAGATTGCCGATCTGCAGCCGCGCGGTGGTGATCTGCGCGTGCGCGTTAGGAGCGGCAAGCTGGACCTCGCCGATGTACAGCTTGGCGATAGTATCGCCACAAACGGGGTCTGTCTGACCGTAGTGGAGCTGCCCGGTGATGGCTATTGGGCGGATGTTTCCGCGGAGACGCTGGATGTCACCAGTGTCAGCAGTTGGAAGCGCGGGGATAGGGTCAATTTGGAGAAGGCATTGACCCCACAAACCCGCCTTGGCGGCCATATTGTCAGCGGCCATGTGGACGGTATCGGCGAGGTGGTGTGGCGTAAATCTGAGGCCCGTGCCGAGCGTTTTCGCCTACGCGCACCGGATAATCTGGCTCGTTATATTGCCCACAAGGGCTCGATTACTGTCGACGGTACCAGTCTTACTGTGAACGCGGTGGACGGCGCTGAGTTTGAACTCACCATTGTGCCGCATACCCTGCAGGAAACGATTATGCAGGGCTACGCAGCTGGCACCCGGGTCAATCTTGAGGTGGACTTGATCGCACGCTACCTGGAGCGCCTGCTTCTTGGCGAGGAGGCGGCCAAATCCAGCGACGGTGGTATGACACTCGAATTTCTCGCCCAGAACGGGTTTTACAAGCGCTAG
- a CDS encoding STAS/SEC14 domain-containing protein — MKIKRHGISIGMERIDDDFFLYIKAVGQLTHEDYEYITPLLEYALEGVKKPQVQMLIDLRDFEGWGLHAIWDEFKLTLKHGNEFCRIAVLGDEGWQQLATKVGGWFVSGEVRYFEKQHEAMDWLSQALEEVEKKGAEKELAFSTHS; from the coding sequence ATGAAAATCAAGCGTCACGGAATCTCCATTGGCATGGAAAGAATTGATGATGATTTCTTCCTGTATATCAAAGCTGTTGGGCAGTTGACCCATGAGGACTACGAATATATAACGCCTTTGCTAGAGTATGCTCTTGAGGGCGTTAAAAAACCACAGGTACAAATGCTGATTGACTTGCGGGATTTTGAGGGCTGGGGTCTGCACGCGATTTGGGATGAATTCAAGCTAACCCTTAAACATGGCAATGAATTCTGCCGCATTGCTGTACTTGGGGATGAAGGCTGGCAACAGCTGGCCACCAAAGTTGGAGGATGGTTTGTAAGTGGCGAAGTGCGTTACTTTGAGAAGCAGCACGAGGCCATGGACTGGCTGTCACAAGCACTGGAAGAAGTAGAGAAAAAAGGTGCAGAAAAGGAATTAGCTTTCTCCACACACTCCTGA
- the ribH gene encoding 6,7-dimethyl-8-ribityllumazine synthase: MSNIQVIEGDFVGSTGKYALLVSRWNSFVVESLKDGALDTLRRKGIKDEDITIYYAPGAFEFPLAAQKLAETKKFDAIIALGAVIRGGTPHFEYVAGECTKGLAQVSLNTGIPVTFGVLTVDSIEQAIERSGTKAGNKGCEAAETALEMVSLLGKI; the protein is encoded by the coding sequence ATGAGCAACATTCAAGTGATTGAAGGGGATTTTGTCGGCAGTACAGGTAAGTACGCGCTGCTGGTGAGCCGTTGGAACAGCTTTGTGGTTGAGAGCCTCAAAGACGGCGCCCTCGATACCTTGCGCCGCAAGGGCATCAAGGATGAGGATATCACCATCTACTACGCCCCCGGTGCCTTCGAATTCCCGCTGGCCGCGCAAAAGCTGGCGGAAACCAAAAAATTTGATGCGATTATTGCACTGGGCGCGGTGATTCGTGGCGGCACTCCGCACTTCGAATATGTCGCTGGTGAGTGCACCAAAGGTCTGGCTCAGGTATCCCTGAATACCGGTATTCCGGTGACCTTTGGTGTGTTGACTGTGGACTCCATTGAGCAAGCTATCGAGCGCTCCGGCACCAAGGCTGGCAACAAAGGTTGTGAAGCTGCCGAAACCGCCCTGGAAATGGTTTCCCTACTCGGCAAAATCTAA
- the ribD gene encoding bifunctional diaminohydroxyphosphoribosylaminopyrimidine deaminase/5-amino-6-(5-phosphoribosylamino)uracil reductase RibD has translation MSQMAVESAQALMGRAIQLAERGLYTTMPNPRVGCVITDANGKVIAEGWHKRAGEPHAEIEALRDAGERTRGAIVYVTLEPCSHSGRTGPCAEALVQAGVARVVYGMEDPNPRVAGSGLQKLRDAGIEVEGPVLEERCRALNPGFIKRMTLGLPLVRSKSAMSLDGRTAMASGESKWVSGPAARADVQRLRARSCAVVTGVETVRFDNPNLNVRADEMALELLEAEQAAEVQPLRVIVDSQLRTPAKAFILQGDAPTLVCTTERADPERRQRLENAGAEVVVLPQDKDGRVDLLALLKELARRECNEVLIESGAILSGEFLYRGHVDELIVYLAPKLLGSTARPLFELPIERMGSVLPITITDMRAVGHDWRITATTDIER, from the coding sequence ATGAGTCAAATGGCTGTAGAGAGTGCCCAGGCACTGATGGGCCGTGCTATTCAGCTGGCGGAGCGCGGTCTCTATACCACTATGCCGAACCCCCGGGTCGGCTGTGTGATCACCGATGCTAATGGCAAAGTAATTGCCGAGGGCTGGCATAAGCGTGCTGGCGAACCCCACGCTGAAATAGAAGCCCTGCGCGATGCGGGCGAGCGAACCCGCGGCGCCATCGTCTATGTGACCCTTGAACCCTGTAGCCACAGTGGCCGCACAGGTCCCTGTGCCGAGGCACTGGTGCAGGCCGGTGTCGCCCGCGTGGTATACGGTATGGAAGACCCGAATCCCAGGGTTGCCGGAAGCGGTTTGCAGAAACTGCGCGATGCGGGCATTGAGGTAGAGGGGCCAGTGCTGGAAGAGCGCTGCCGCGCGCTCAACCCGGGTTTTATCAAGCGTATGACCTTGGGGTTACCCCTGGTGCGCAGCAAATCTGCGATGAGTTTAGATGGTCGCACCGCCATGGCCAGCGGTGAATCCAAATGGGTTTCGGGCCCGGCTGCGCGCGCCGATGTGCAGCGTCTGCGTGCGCGCAGCTGTGCAGTGGTAACTGGCGTAGAGACTGTGCGATTCGACAACCCGAATCTCAATGTGCGCGCCGATGAGATGGCGCTGGAGCTGCTCGAAGCGGAACAGGCTGCAGAAGTTCAGCCCCTGCGCGTTATTGTCGACAGCCAGCTGCGCACGCCGGCAAAGGCCTTTATTTTGCAGGGGGACGCCCCCACACTGGTATGCACTACTGAGCGCGCCGATCCAGAGCGCCGTCAGCGACTGGAAAACGCGGGTGCCGAAGTTGTCGTTTTACCTCAGGACAAGGACGGTCGGGTGGACCTGCTTGCCCTGCTCAAAGAGTTGGCCCGACGCGAATGCAATGAAGTATTGATAGAAAGCGGTGCGATCCTTTCCGGTGAGTTTCTCTACCGGGGTCACGTAGACGAATTGATTGTCTATCTGGCGCCCAAGCTGCTCGGCAGCACGGCGCGGCCGCTGTTTGAATTGCCCATCGAGCGTATGGGCTCGGTGCTGCCGATTACGATTACCGATATGCGCGCGGTCGGCCACGACTGGCGCATCACCGCAACCACGGATATCGAGCGCTGA
- a CDS encoding retropepsin-like aspartic protease family protein: MHKAFWLLLGLLVSCTAWAQQVQLKGLFGDSAMLEIDGRQRILKAGQQSPEGVGLIESTTSYARVRVNGREQKLTLDAPIAASYAQAERAEVRLMGDSRGHFNTDAWINGMRVPVMVDTGATALAINYPTAQRLRLNLNGAKRIPVSTASGITSAYLINLSSVTIGGIKLHNVEATVHTDNFPQVVLLGNSFLGRLDMEQQRGVLILRARN, translated from the coding sequence ATGCACAAGGCATTTTGGCTTCTGCTGGGGTTACTGGTTTCCTGTACAGCCTGGGCACAACAGGTACAGCTGAAGGGTTTGTTTGGCGATAGCGCCATGCTGGAAATCGATGGCCGCCAACGCATTCTTAAGGCAGGCCAACAGTCACCGGAAGGGGTTGGCTTGATTGAATCGACGACCAGTTATGCGCGTGTTCGCGTGAATGGACGCGAACAGAAGCTCACCCTGGATGCGCCCATCGCCGCAAGTTATGCCCAGGCTGAGCGCGCCGAAGTGCGTTTGATGGGAGATAGTCGTGGCCATTTCAATACCGATGCCTGGATTAATGGGATGCGGGTTCCAGTGATGGTGGATACCGGAGCGACCGCTCTGGCAATCAATTACCCCACCGCCCAGCGTCTGCGCTTAAATCTTAATGGTGCCAAGCGCATACCGGTGTCGACCGCCAGTGGTATCACCAGTGCTTATTTGATCAATCTCAGCAGTGTCACTATCGGTGGCATTAAATTGCACAATGTAGAAGCTACCGTGCACACTGATAACTTTCCCCAAGTGGTGCTTCTGGGAAACAGTTTTCTCGGCCGGTTAGATATGGAACAGCAGAGGGGTGTGCTGATACTGCGCGCCCGCAACTGA